The Anastrepha ludens isolate Willacy chromosome 2, idAnaLude1.1, whole genome shotgun sequence genome contains a region encoding:
- the LOC128860490 gene encoding uncharacterized protein LOC128860490 — MLTHTKFLLLALFATSVTAMDPTKPTTTKPISVTTEVIESAKDPQTNVATGSTPMDGATERPTAQFDMMAQRMDISSTQGENDEYHYLCTVGKSRTQNVMCFAEDNTHWDSPHNVNLKLRCPKSGTGYEIAFAQVDVWMTSDDLVCRVTEGGVGYGYIGLQLTAYNTNEFHYIADVFSV, encoded by the exons ATGTTAACGCACACAAAATTTCTACTGCTCGCCTTGTTTGCGACTTCGGTCACAGCCATGGATCCCACAAAGCCCACCACTACCAAACCAATATCTGTTACAACCGAAGTCATAGAATCAGCGAAGGATCCCCAAACAAATGTGGCTACAGGATCGACCCCGATGGATGGCGCCACTGAGCGACCGACGGCACAATTCGATATGATGGCACAACGTATGGACATCAGCAGTACGCAAGGCGAAAACGATGAGTATCACTACTTGTGCACAGTGGGCAAAAGTCGTACAC aaaatgtgaTGTGCTTTGCTGAGGACAATACGCACTGGGACTCACCACACAACGTGAACCTGAAACTCCGTTGTCCTAAATCGGGTACCGGTTATGAGATCGCATTCGCTCAAGTGGATGTCTGGATGACGTCTGATGATTTGGTATGTCGCGTGACTGAGGGTGGTGTGGGTTATGGATACATCGGACTACAGCTGACCGCCTACAATACAAATGAGTTCCATTATATTGCGGACGTGTTTTCGGTTTGA